One window of the Thermodesulfomicrobium sp. WS genome contains the following:
- a CDS encoding histidinol-phosphatase, translated as MRACLHGGHSRDFCDHAQDSLDDLVAAYARQGFSLVALTEHMPPLSNRWRYADEVALGRDAAWMAGRFAAYVQKARQLRAEYAGRMEVLVGMETEWYEHAGAWIAQLRQLYALDMVVGSVHHVAGVCFDASPQSYAQAQAAAGGLVELYLAYFDAQLALLKSVRPEVVGHFDIIRIFDPHGEETLVRPEVWARVRRNLEAVRDLGLVLDANVAAWRKGAAAIYPCTPVLEAARDLGIAFAYGDDAHAVAHVGFAWERLDAHLRALGMTASVAGPQGSWPVWRAMPAT; from the coding sequence ATGCGTGCATGCCTTCACGGCGGCCACAGCCGGGACTTTTGTGATCACGCCCAAGACAGCCTGGACGATCTGGTCGCTGCCTATGCCCGGCAGGGGTTTTCCTTGGTGGCTTTGACGGAGCATATGCCGCCGCTTTCCAACCGTTGGCGGTATGCCGACGAGGTGGCCTTGGGCCGGGATGCGGCCTGGATGGCGGGGCGGTTTGCCGCCTACGTCCAGAAGGCGCGGCAATTGCGGGCCGAGTATGCCGGCAGGATGGAGGTCCTCGTGGGCATGGAGACCGAGTGGTATGAGCACGCGGGGGCGTGGATCGCCCAGTTGCGGCAGCTCTACGCCTTGGACATGGTGGTGGGCTCGGTGCACCACGTCGCCGGGGTGTGTTTCGATGCTTCCCCGCAAAGTTACGCCCAGGCCCAGGCCGCGGCCGGCGGGTTGGTGGAACTCTATCTGGCCTACTTCGATGCCCAGCTTGCGCTGCTCAAGAGCGTTCGCCCCGAGGTGGTGGGCCATTTCGACATCATCCGCATCTTTGATCCCCACGGGGAGGAGACTCTTGTTCGCCCCGAAGTCTGGGCGCGGGTGCGGCGCAATCTGGAGGCCGTACGCGACTTGGGGCTGGTGCTCGATGCCAACGTGGCGGCCTGGCGCAAGGGGGCGGCAGCGATCTATCCGTGCACGCCGGTGCTGGAAGCCGCGCGGGACCTGGGCATCGCCTTTGCCTACGGCGATGACGCCCATGCCGTGGCGCACGTGGGCTTTGCCTGGGAGCGGTTGGATGCGCATCTACGCGCCCTGGGGATGACCGCTAGCGTCGCAGGTCCCCAAGGTTCGTGGCCGGTGTGGCGCGCCATGCCCGCCACATGA